From Agelaius phoeniceus isolate bAgePho1 chromosome 27, bAgePho1.hap1, whole genome shotgun sequence, one genomic window encodes:
- the LOC129134391 gene encoding zinc finger and BTB domain-containing protein 22-like, with protein MSRPCSPPPPPPSSSSSSSSSSSASPLLQVEFPQVPRALLSGLNRQRLEGQLCDVSIRVQGREFRAHRAVLAASSPFFHDQLLLKNLDSIELPGAMDPAAFAGVLGCAYTGRLSLCRAELLGLLTVGSALQMWHIVDKCAELLRQPSASASASSSSSSSSSSSSSSSRTKIREF; from the exons ATGTCCCGGCCCtgctccccccctcccccccctccttcctcctcctcctcctcctcctcctcctcctccgcgtCCCCGCTGCTGCAGGTGGAGTTCCCGCAGGTGCCTCGGGCGCTGCTCTCGGGCCTCAACCGGCAGCGCCTGGAGGGGCAGCTCTGCGACGTCTCCATCCGCGTCCAGGGCCGCGAGTTCCGCGCGCACCGCGCCGTCCTGGCCGCGTCCTCGCCCTTCTTCCAcgaccagctgctgctgaagaacCTGGACTCCATCGAGCTGCCCGGCGCCATGGACCCCGCGGCCTTCGCGGGCGTCCTGGGCTGCGCCTACACCGGGCGGCTCTCGCTGTGCCGGGccgagctgctggggctgctgaccGTGGGCAGCGCGCTGCAGATGTGGCACATCGTGGACAAGTGCGCCGAGCTGCTGCGGCAGCCTTCGGCATCGGCATCGGCATCATCGTCATCGTcatcgtcgtcgtcgtcgtcgtcgtcgtcgtcgcgCAC GAAAATTCGGGAATTTTGA
- the LOC143695953 gene encoding uncharacterized protein LOC143695953, with the protein MKRIPHGILHRSSGISQENSGIPSRTGRIPQENAGISGRTGRIPEGTAGILGRTGRIRDGTAGILEENTGIPEGTAGISIRTGRIPQETAGILGRTGRIRDGIAGIPEETAGIPPRSARIATPGTARRAARAGPAPGPAPGPAPGPAPAVPARQVSAGKAGKAGQVFVCHCGKAFSHRSMRQRHVNMHLGLRPFTCALCRKRFKMKHHLTEHMKTHTGLRPYTCHTCHRSFMWRDSFVRHRGACAGTPE; encoded by the coding sequence ATGAAAAGAATCCCGCACGGAATTCTGCACAGAAGCTCGGGAATTTCGCAGGAGAATTCGGGAATCCCGAGCAGGACCGGCAGAATTCCGCAGGAAAACGCGGGAATTTCGGGCAGAACGGGCAGAATTCCGGAGGGAACCGCGGGAATTTTGGGCAGAACGGGCAGAATTCGGGACGGAACCGCCGGAATTCTGGAGGAAAACACGGGAATTCCGGAGGGAACAGCGGGAATTTCGATCAGAACGGGCAGAATTCCGCAGGAAACCGCGGGAATTTTGGGCAGAACGGGCAGAATTCGGGACGGAATCGCCGGAATTCCAGAGGAAACCGCGGGAATCCCGCCCAGAAGCGCCCGCATCGCCACCCCCGGCACCGCCCGCAGagcggcccgggccggccccgcccccggccccgcccccggccccgcccccggccccgccccggcggTACCTGCGCGCCAGGTGAGCGCGGGCAAGGCGGGCAAGGCCGGGCAGGTGTTCGTGTGCCACTGCGGGAAGGCGTTCTCGCACCGCAGCATGCGGCAGCGGCACGTGAACATGCACCTGGGGCTGCGGCCCTTCACCTGCGCCCTGTGCCGCAAGCGCTTCAAGATGAAACATCACCTGACGGAGCACATGAAAACGCACACGGGGCTGCGGCCCTACACCTGCCACACCTGCCACAGGTCCTTCATGTGGAGGGACAGCTTCGTCAGGCACCGGGGCGCCTGTGCGgggacacctgagtga